A region from the Deltaproteobacteria bacterium genome encodes:
- a CDS encoding maturase, whose product MRWSDKAFAEFKRRVRKLTGRSWGVSMEYRFEKLAEYLRGWVGYFGISEYYRPIPEIDHWLRRRVRMCYLKRWRWCRTKVRELVKLGTNLRLAISIGLSRKGPYRLAKTLATQSGMTNKWLKDQGLLSVKELWVNIHYPATAR is encoded by the coding sequence ATCCGGTGGTCAGATAAGGCTTTTGCCGAATTTAAACGGCGCGTCCGAAAACTGACCGGAAGAAGTTGGGGAGTCTCCATGGAGTATCGTTTTGAGAAGCTTGCGGAGTATCTTCGCGGCTGGGTGGGATATTTTGGGATATCGGAATACTATCGTCCAATTCCGGAAATCGACCACTGGCTGCGGCGGCGGGTGCGCATGTGCTATCTAAAACGATGGCGCTGGTGTCGCACCAAGGTCCGCGAACTCGTTAAACTTGGTACAAACCTGCGGCTTGCCATATCCATTGGCCTGAGCCGCAAAGGTCCATATAGACTTGCCAAGACGCTGGCAACCCAGTCGGGGATGACTAACAAATGGCTCAAGGATCAGGGTTTGCTGTCTGTCAAAGAACTGTGGGTGAACATCCATTACCCCGCTACGGCTCGGTAG